In bacterium, the following are encoded in one genomic region:
- a CDS encoding penicillin-binding protein 2 translates to MIKRKGDRFFLLFLFVFVVFTALFLRLGYLQILQSAKYTSLAENQRTRTSDLLPRRGSILLSEKDGVEPFSVATTRQAESAYVEPRVIKNLDYTVGILSEILMRYDQREVARREKLLDDSGQNTLGEIETRNKDRKILIGEEKLKQDEQAKQDIQNRLRNKLSNPKDPYEPLIASYQRFDDQLIQDLKNLNLPEIRFEKFYDRYYPEETLAAQVLGYVRQEGIGIKGEYGIEGAMNDVLQGRSGFMASERDVIGRLISVSSMDLKPAEDGADIVLTIDRIVQTYAESVAKQGRDKFSAEKASIIVADPYTGEIKAIANYPTFDPNYFGDVRDISVMRNNAILDVFEPGSIFKPLIMSIAIDLGLVTPNTTMNDAGALKVGKYIINTFNGKHLGVITMTQILEQSNNVGMVWVAQKIGAEKLFEGLRHFGIGDKTGLPLTGEAARALPLPDTWSEVKLDTISFGQGVVVTPMQMLVSAMAVINGGQLLEPHIIKEIRYSNGNVDKTQVKLIRQVVSPESATKVSAMMTSVVENGVGALAKVKGYYVGGKTGTAQVVESETGRYSADKKIISFFGFAPADKPKFAVLIILDNPKGLSFASGTAAPMFHDLASKLLNYYMVPPTR, encoded by the coding sequence ATGATCAAACGAAAGGGTGATCGGTTTTTCCTTTTATTCCTATTTGTTTTTGTGGTTTTTACGGCGCTTTTTTTGCGTTTAGGGTATTTACAGATTTTACAATCGGCAAAGTATACTTCATTGGCAGAAAATCAACGAACACGAACGTCAGATCTATTACCGCGACGCGGAAGTATCCTGTTGTCGGAAAAAGACGGCGTGGAACCATTCTCTGTGGCGACCACCAGGCAAGCAGAGTCCGCGTACGTAGAACCGCGCGTGATTAAAAATTTGGATTATACCGTAGGCATATTATCAGAGATATTGATGCGTTATGATCAGCGGGAAGTGGCGAGACGCGAAAAATTATTAGACGATTCCGGTCAGAATACGTTAGGGGAAATTGAAACAAGAAATAAGGATCGGAAAATTTTAATAGGAGAGGAAAAGTTAAAACAAGATGAGCAGGCTAAGCAGGATATTCAGAACCGATTACGTAACAAATTGAGTAATCCGAAAGATCCGTACGAGCCGTTAATTGCCTCTTATCAAAGATTCGACGATCAACTGATTCAGGATTTAAAAAATTTGAATTTGCCGGAAATTCGCTTTGAAAAATTTTACGATCGATATTATCCGGAAGAAACTTTAGCGGCGCAAGTATTGGGTTATGTGCGTCAAGAAGGAATAGGAATTAAGGGAGAATATGGAATTGAAGGGGCAATGAATGATGTTTTACAAGGTCGTTCCGGTTTTATGGCGTCGGAACGGGACGTGATTGGGCGTTTAATTTCCGTAAGCAGTATGGACCTTAAACCGGCAGAGGACGGGGCGGACATCGTGTTGACAATTGATCGAATTGTTCAAACCTACGCGGAAAGTGTCGCGAAGCAGGGGCGCGATAAATTTAGCGCGGAAAAGGCCAGTATTATTGTTGCGGATCCTTACACGGGAGAAATAAAGGCAATTGCAAATTATCCGACATTTGATCCAAATTATTTTGGGGATGTTCGTGATATAAGTGTTATGCGCAACAATGCAATTCTTGATGTTTTTGAACCCGGGTCTATTTTTAAGCCGTTAATTATGTCGATTGCCATCGATTTGGGCTTGGTTACCCCTAACACGACGATGAATGATGCGGGTGCCTTGAAAGTTGGAAAATATATAATTAATACTTTTAACGGTAAGCATTTGGGGGTGATAACGATGACTCAAATTCTCGAGCAATCAAATAACGTCGGAATGGTTTGGGTGGCGCAAAAAATCGGTGCGGAAAAACTTTTTGAAGGATTGCGTCATTTCGGGATCGGCGATAAAACAGGTTTGCCGCTCACTGGAGAGGCGGCTCGCGCTTTACCACTTCCGGATACTTGGTCGGAAGTAAAACTCGATACAATCAGTTTTGGACAAGGCGTCGTGGTTACTCCGATGCAGATGTTGGTTTCGGCAATGGCGGTAATAAACGGGGGACAACTTTTGGAACCGCATATTATCAAAGAAATTCGTTACTCCAATGGTAATGTTGATAAAACGCAAGTAAAGCTGATTCGACAGGTTGTTTCTCCTGAATCCGCAACGAAAGTTTCGGCAATGATGACTTCTGTTGTTGAAAATGGCGTGGGTGCGTTGGCAAAAGTAAAAGGATATTATGTGGGCGGTAAAACCGGGACTGCGCAAGTGGTGGAATCGGAAACGGGGCGTTATTCCGCCGATAAGAAAATTATTTCCTTTTTTGGGTTCGCGCCGGCCGATAAGCCCAAATTTGCGGTGCTAATTATTCTTGATAATCCGAAAGGTTTAAGTTTTGCTTCTGGAACCGCAGCACCAATGTTTCATGATTTAGCGAGCAAGCTTTTGAACTACTATATGGTGCCACCGACGCGGTGA